One Mycolicibacterium sarraceniae genomic window carries:
- a CDS encoding LytR C-terminal domain-containing protein: protein MNDRVPDSSGLPLRAMVMVLLFLGVILLLVGFQAMGSGSDTGSDDTSVRTVTTTTSKTSAAPAPKADVRVFNVGEGEGAASRVGDRLREAGWNVTETSNLQMPAPPATTVYYGTTDGEQAAAEAVAKVLNAPVAARTPEIAEQPPGVIVLVTG, encoded by the coding sequence ATGAACGACCGCGTACCTGACTCCTCCGGCTTGCCACTGCGGGCCATGGTGATGGTGCTGCTGTTCCTCGGCGTGATCTTACTGCTGGTCGGTTTCCAGGCCATGGGCTCGGGTAGCGACACCGGCAGCGATGACACGTCGGTGCGCACCGTCACCACCACGACCTCGAAGACGTCGGCTGCACCGGCGCCCAAGGCCGACGTGCGGGTGTTCAACGTCGGCGAAGGTGAAGGCGCCGCCAGTCGAGTTGGTGACCGGCTGCGTGAGGCCGGCTGGAACGTCACCGAGACCAGCAACCTCCAGATGCCCGCGCCGCCCGCGACGACGGTGTACTACGGCACGACCGACGGGGAGCAGGCCGCCGCCGAGGCGGTCGCCAAAGTGCTGAACGCACCGGTGGCCGCGAGAACTCCAGAAATTGCCGAGCAACCACCGGGCGTGATCGTTCTGGTGACCGGATAG
- a CDS encoding ICP22 family protein — protein MRTETAARPRKVATVTAALTVSLASLFAGVPVSAADPYDDDSGSSYDGGGNDSGGAQEAPGSGEDGQENPDQGGGAREVPGDTGGGHDLPGQDSAPESPGQGGGTPESPGDSAGTPGLSGGTQEAPPAGGTMQPTELDAPEPDVTAAASSETTRASTTNSSQEVSTYQESLTSTVVSTSTVSTAVTLSSPVSQWNSSWVSYDTYYRPVFTNPYRIPLQVIYDYAGGPQVFTVPPMQRAVIDVPNGGVYSFTAATKPASGPPTNIAVGSFSGGGFQPAPGQAPPQKPARLNSTKNVLVQIKYSSGTSDPFRVSSLTDLGKDHDAKDTTKVLLDGEVPAWGAWTKSAEGEALFVITETQLLPGVKRPGQDPLPGYNIRLVSSEKSTASWFSRHRTVLIVGIVGVLALATAITLIVMPKRRRTANGVDKYHV, from the coding sequence ATGCGCACCGAAACCGCCGCGAGGCCGCGCAAAGTTGCAACCGTCACCGCCGCGCTCACGGTGTCGCTGGCATCGTTGTTCGCCGGAGTACCGGTCAGTGCCGCCGATCCCTACGACGACGACAGCGGCAGCAGCTACGACGGCGGGGGCAACGACAGCGGGGGTGCGCAGGAAGCCCCGGGGAGCGGCGAGGATGGGCAGGAGAATCCCGACCAGGGCGGCGGCGCTCGGGAAGTCCCGGGCGACACCGGCGGTGGGCACGACCTCCCCGGCCAGGACAGCGCGCCCGAATCACCCGGCCAGGGCGGCGGCACACCGGAATCCCCAGGCGACAGTGCCGGCACCCCCGGCCTCAGTGGCGGCACCCAGGAAGCCCCACCGGCCGGCGGCACTATGCAGCCGACTGAACTCGACGCACCGGAACCCGACGTCACGGCGGCCGCCTCCTCCGAGACAACCCGGGCAAGCACAACGAATTCCAGCCAAGAGGTCAGCACCTATCAGGAGTCGCTGACCTCGACGGTGGTATCCACGTCGACGGTGAGCACTGCGGTCACGTTGAGCAGTCCGGTGTCGCAGTGGAATTCGAGCTGGGTGTCGTATGACACCTACTACCGTCCGGTCTTCACCAATCCCTACCGGATCCCCCTGCAGGTCATCTACGACTACGCCGGCGGACCCCAGGTCTTCACCGTGCCGCCGATGCAGCGCGCCGTCATCGACGTCCCCAACGGAGGTGTGTACAGCTTCACCGCGGCCACCAAACCCGCATCGGGACCGCCGACCAACATTGCGGTGGGCAGCTTCTCCGGCGGCGGCTTCCAGCCGGCACCTGGCCAGGCCCCACCGCAGAAGCCGGCGCGGCTGAACTCGACCAAGAATGTCTTGGTCCAGATCAAGTACAGCAGCGGCACCTCCGACCCGTTTCGGGTCAGTTCGCTGACCGACCTCGGTAAGGATCACGACGCGAAGGACACCACGAAAGTCCTCCTCGACGGGGAGGTCCCGGCGTGGGGTGCGTGGACGAAGAGCGCTGAGGGCGAGGCGCTGTTCGTGATCACCGAAACCCAACTGCTGCCCGGCGTGAAACGTCCCGGCCAGGATCCGCTGCCGGGCTACAACATCAGGCTCGTCTCATCCGAGAAGTCCACCGCGTCCTGGTTCAGCCGACATCGGACTGTTCTCATCGTCGGGATCGTCGGGGTGCTGGCACTCGCCACGGCGATCACCCTCATCGTCATGCCCAAGCGCAGGCGAACCGCGAATGGGGTGGACAAATACCATGTTTGA
- a CDS encoding N-acetylglutamate synthase, CG3035 family — protein MTSLPPVGSRVSLRYRLPASSTPPLTDVIGDLQAVEPVIVVRTKSDGLVEVNPADVVAVRELSVVPVRASEIRALEHAATLAWPGTEQQWQGGWLLRAGGGYTSRANSAVPLDFSATLDALPGIVDWYGQRGLPPWLALPERLLAIRAEGIKHTRVMVGDLTGDLTGVEADPEVALLARPDAAWLAGYERDVPAEVLTAVVNGEVVFASLGTAAVGRAAVTTAPDGTRWLGISAVHVGARIRRRGHARRLCGALLGWGTERGATRAYVQVLSDNEGAILLYHSLGFRLHHHHRYVDARSLTARSL, from the coding sequence ATGACGAGCTTGCCGCCGGTCGGCAGCCGGGTGAGCCTGCGCTACCGCTTACCCGCGAGCTCGACGCCGCCGCTGACCGACGTGATCGGCGACCTGCAGGCCGTCGAACCGGTGATCGTGGTGCGCACCAAATCAGACGGCCTGGTCGAGGTCAACCCCGCCGATGTCGTGGCGGTGCGGGAGCTCAGCGTCGTTCCGGTGCGGGCCTCCGAAATTCGGGCGCTCGAGCACGCTGCGACACTGGCCTGGCCAGGTACCGAACAACAGTGGCAGGGCGGTTGGCTGCTGCGGGCCGGCGGCGGTTACACCAGCCGGGCCAACTCGGCTGTGCCACTGGATTTTTCGGCGACCCTTGACGCGTTGCCCGGAATCGTCGATTGGTACGGGCAGCGGGGATTGCCGCCATGGCTGGCGCTGCCGGAGCGGCTGCTGGCGATTCGAGCCGAGGGCATCAAGCACACCCGGGTGATGGTCGGCGACCTCACCGGCGATCTCACGGGGGTCGAAGCGGATCCAGAGGTGGCCCTGCTGGCGCGTCCCGATGCGGCGTGGCTGGCGGGGTATGAGCGCGATGTTCCGGCCGAAGTGCTGACCGCCGTCGTCAATGGCGAGGTGGTGTTCGCCTCGCTCGGCACCGCCGCGGTGGGGCGCGCGGCGGTGACGACCGCACCGGACGGCACCCGCTGGCTGGGGATCTCGGCCGTGCATGTCGGTGCCCGAATCCGCAGGCGAGGGCACGCCCGCCGGCTGTGCGGGGCTCTTCTGGGATGGGGTACCGAACGGGGTGCGACCCGGGCGTATGTGCAGGTGTTGAGTGACAACGAGGGCGCGATCCTGCTGTATCACTCGCTGGGTTTCCGGCTGCACCATCACCATCGCTACGTCGATGCCCGGTCGTTGACCGCACGTAGTCTGTAG
- a CDS encoding exodeoxyribonuclease III, translated as MRLATWNVNSIRTRVGRVVDWLQRGDVDVLAMQETKCTDDQFPTMPFLEAGYEVAHCGFNQWNGVAIASRVGFDDVEVGFDGQPSWSKDGTDAKAEARALAATCAGVRVWSLYVPNGRTLADPHYQYKLEWLAALRDTAESWLQHDPQQPIALVGDWNIAPTDEDVWDIAAFDGATHVSEAERNAFNAFADTAFTDVVRPYTPGPGVYTYWDYTQLAFQKRRGMRIDFILGSPSLAARVTHAEIVKDERRPGKKGDPAPSDHAPVLVDLSR; from the coding sequence CTGCGCCTCGCGACCTGGAATGTGAATTCGATTCGTACCAGAGTGGGCCGCGTCGTCGACTGGCTGCAGCGCGGTGATGTCGACGTGCTGGCCATGCAGGAAACCAAGTGCACCGACGACCAGTTCCCCACCATGCCGTTCCTCGAAGCGGGCTACGAGGTGGCGCACTGCGGGTTCAACCAGTGGAACGGGGTCGCGATCGCCTCCCGGGTCGGCTTCGACGACGTCGAGGTCGGATTCGACGGCCAGCCGTCGTGGAGTAAGGACGGGACCGACGCCAAGGCTGAGGCCCGCGCGCTGGCCGCCACCTGCGCCGGCGTGCGGGTGTGGAGTCTCTATGTGCCCAACGGTCGCACCCTGGCCGATCCGCACTATCAGTACAAGCTGGAATGGCTTGCCGCGCTGCGCGACACCGCCGAGTCCTGGCTGCAACACGATCCGCAGCAGCCGATCGCGCTGGTCGGCGACTGGAACATCGCACCCACCGATGAGGATGTCTGGGACATCGCTGCGTTCGACGGCGCCACCCACGTGTCGGAGGCGGAACGCAACGCGTTCAACGCGTTCGCCGACACCGCGTTCACCGACGTGGTGCGCCCGTACACGCCCGGCCCCGGGGTGTACACGTATTGGGACTACACCCAGCTGGCCTTCCAGAAGCGCCGCGGTATGCGCATCGACTTTATCCTCGGCTCACCGAGTTTGGCGGCCCGGGTGACACACGCCGAGATCGTCAAGGACGAACGCCGCCCGGGCAAGAAGGGCGACCCCGCACCCAGCGACCACGCACCGGTGCTGGTCGATCTGAGCCGCTGA
- a CDS encoding MFS transporter — translation MDHDHPHYKWVVLSNATLGILLASINASIVLISLPAIFRGIGLNPLAPGNVSYLLWMLMGYLVVTAVLVVPFGRLGDMYGRVKIYNIGFVVFTLAAVALSFDPFHLDGGAIWLIVWRVIQGVGGAMLMSSSSAILTDAFPANQRGMALGVNMVAAVAGSFLGLLIGGVLSEIHWQAIFWVGVPIGIIGTIWSVRSLRELGVRSPGRVDWAGTVTFGVGLTVLLIGITYGIQPYGDSTTGWTSPMVLGSIIGGLVLLVAFCFIELKVAQPMVDIRLFRSASFGMGNLAGLMSSVGRGGLQFMLIIWLQGIWLPLHGYSFESTPLWAGIYLLPATFGFLAAAPIAGSLADRFGARPFTVAGMLLMAATFVALLAIPVNFNYWVFAVLVFLNGLGGGIFTAPNTAAIMSSVPAAQRGAASGVRATFFNAGNSLSIGIFFSLMIVGLAHTLPDAMSKGLQAQGISAAVAHDVANLPPVGSLFAAFLGYNPIAELLAPYNALHQPGVNADVLTGQTFFPNLIMEPFHSGLVVVFGAAALMMVIGAIASLFNPGRYAADAVTEAQEPAQATAAE, via the coding sequence CGCCTCGATCGTCCTGATCTCGCTGCCCGCCATCTTCCGCGGTATCGGCCTCAACCCGCTGGCCCCCGGCAACGTCAGCTACCTGCTCTGGATGCTGATGGGCTACCTGGTGGTGACCGCCGTGCTGGTGGTGCCGTTCGGCCGGCTCGGCGACATGTATGGCCGGGTGAAGATCTACAACATCGGCTTCGTCGTCTTCACATTGGCGGCCGTAGCGCTGTCGTTCGACCCGTTCCACCTCGACGGCGGGGCGATCTGGCTGATCGTCTGGCGGGTGATTCAGGGCGTCGGCGGCGCAATGCTGATGTCCTCGTCTTCGGCCATCCTCACCGATGCGTTCCCCGCCAACCAGCGCGGTATGGCGCTGGGTGTCAACATGGTCGCGGCGGTGGCCGGCTCGTTCCTGGGCCTGCTCATCGGCGGCGTGCTCTCCGAGATCCACTGGCAGGCCATCTTCTGGGTGGGTGTACCGATCGGCATCATCGGCACCATCTGGAGCGTGCGCTCCCTGAGGGAACTGGGCGTTCGCAGCCCCGGCCGCGTCGACTGGGCGGGCACCGTCACGTTCGGAGTCGGGCTCACGGTGCTGCTCATCGGGATCACCTACGGCATTCAGCCCTACGGCGACTCGACGACCGGCTGGACCAGCCCGATGGTGCTGGGGTCAATCATCGGCGGCCTAGTGCTTCTGGTGGCCTTCTGTTTCATCGAGCTCAAGGTCGCGCAGCCGATGGTCGATATCCGACTGTTCCGGTCGGCGTCCTTCGGGATGGGTAATCTCGCTGGACTGATGTCGTCGGTGGGCCGCGGTGGCCTCCAGTTCATGCTGATCATCTGGCTGCAGGGCATCTGGCTTCCGTTGCACGGCTACAGTTTTGAATCCACACCACTGTGGGCCGGTATCTATCTACTGCCGGCCACCTTCGGCTTCCTGGCCGCCGCGCCCATCGCCGGTTCGTTAGCCGACCGCTTCGGTGCGCGACCGTTCACCGTTGCCGGCATGTTGTTGATGGCGGCGACCTTCGTTGCGCTGCTGGCGATTCCGGTGAATTTCAACTATTGGGTCTTTGCGGTTCTGGTATTCCTCAACGGTCTCGGCGGCGGTATCTTCACCGCGCCCAACACCGCGGCAATCATGTCCAGCGTCCCGGCCGCCCAGCGGGGCGCCGCCTCCGGGGTACGTGCGACGTTCTTCAACGCCGGCAACTCGCTGTCGATCGGAATCTTCTTCTCGCTGATGATCGTCGGGCTGGCCCACACTCTGCCCGACGCGATGAGCAAGGGCCTCCAGGCCCAGGGTATTTCGGCCGCGGTCGCCCACGACGTCGCTAATCTGCCACCGGTGGGCAGCCTGTTCGCGGCCTTCCTGGGCTACAACCCGATCGCCGAGCTACTGGCACCCTACAACGCACTGCACCAGCCGGGTGTGAACGCCGATGTGCTGACCGGGCAGACGTTCTTCCCGAACCTGATTATGGAGCCGTTCCATTCCGGGCTGGTGGTGGTGTTCGGTGCTGCCGCGCTGATGATGGTGATCGGCGCGATCGCGTCACTGTTCAACCCCGGCCGCTACGCCGCCGACGCGGTCACCGAGGCCCAGGAGCCCGCGCAGGCGACGGCCGCCGAGTAG
- a CDS encoding peptide deformylase: MAVRPIVILGDPVLHTPTQPVPVGADGSLPDDLADLIEDMYDTMDAANGVGLAANQIGVGKRLFVYDCADERGKTTRHRGVVINPVLETSEIPETMPDLDNDDEGCLSVPGESFPRGRAKWARVTGLDADGSPVTLEGHDLFARMLQHETGHLDGFLYVDHLIGRHARAAKRTIKSNGWGVPGLSWLPGEGPDPFGH, translated from the coding sequence ATGGCAGTGAGACCAATTGTGATCCTGGGCGATCCCGTTCTGCACACTCCGACACAACCGGTGCCGGTTGGAGCCGATGGTTCACTGCCCGACGATCTCGCGGATCTGATCGAAGATATGTACGACACGATGGACGCGGCCAACGGAGTCGGGCTGGCGGCCAACCAAATCGGAGTCGGAAAGCGGCTGTTCGTCTACGACTGCGCCGACGAACGCGGCAAGACCACCCGCCACCGGGGTGTGGTGATCAACCCGGTCCTGGAGACCTCGGAGATCCCCGAGACGATGCCCGATCTGGACAACGATGACGAGGGCTGCCTATCGGTCCCCGGTGAGTCGTTTCCGCGCGGCCGGGCGAAGTGGGCGCGGGTGACCGGTCTGGATGCCGACGGCAGCCCCGTCACCTTGGAGGGCCACGACCTGTTCGCCCGAATGCTGCAACACGAAACCGGTCACCTCGACGGGTTTCTCTATGTCGACCACCTGATCGGCCGGCACGCCCGTGCGGCCAAGCGCACGATCAAGTCCAACGGCTGGGGGGTGCCCGGCCTGTCGTGGCTGCCCGGTGAGGGTCCCGACCCGTTCGGCCATTGA
- a CDS encoding glutamate--cysteine ligase has product MPGSGWRAVSSAPVKPAGKPGRIDFAGSPRPTLGVEWEFALIDAQTRDLSNEASAVIADVGESPHVHKELLRNTIEVVTGICDTVDEAMADLRTTLRGAREIVHERGMELFCAGTHPFASWSAQQLTDGRRYAELIKRTQWWGRQMLIWGVHVHVGVSSAHKVMPIISSLLNQYPHLLALSASSPFWAGDDTGYASNRSMMFQQLPTAGLPFQFETWRQFERFVHDQKKTGIIDHINEIRWDIRPSPHLGTIEVRIFDGVSNLRELSALVALTHCLVVDLDRRLDAGEQLPVMPPWHVQENKWRASRYGLDAIIILDADSNERLVTEDLDDLLTRLQPVAESLDCADQLALVADIPKRGASYQRQHNVAEEHDGDLRAVVDSLVGELDI; this is encoded by the coding sequence ATGCCGGGAAGCGGGTGGCGTGCGGTGTCATCGGCACCGGTTAAGCCCGCGGGCAAACCCGGCCGCATCGACTTCGCCGGATCACCTCGCCCGACGCTCGGCGTCGAGTGGGAGTTCGCTCTGATCGACGCGCAGACGCGGGACCTGAGCAACGAGGCGTCCGCGGTGATCGCCGATGTCGGCGAGAGTCCGCACGTGCATAAGGAGTTGCTGCGCAACACCATTGAGGTCGTCACCGGTATCTGCGACACCGTCGACGAGGCGATGGCTGACCTCCGGACGACGCTGCGGGGCGCGCGTGAGATCGTGCACGAACGCGGCATGGAGTTGTTCTGCGCGGGCACCCACCCGTTCGCCTCCTGGTCGGCCCAGCAGCTCACGGACGGGCGGCGCTATGCCGAGTTGATTAAGCGCACCCAGTGGTGGGGCAGGCAGATGCTCATCTGGGGCGTTCATGTTCACGTCGGAGTGTCCTCAGCGCACAAGGTGATGCCGATCATCTCGTCACTGCTCAACCAATATCCGCATCTGCTGGCACTGTCAGCGTCCTCGCCGTTCTGGGCCGGCGACGACACCGGGTACGCCAGTAACCGGTCGATGATGTTCCAGCAGCTGCCGACCGCGGGGCTGCCGTTCCAGTTCGAGACGTGGCGGCAGTTCGAGAGGTTCGTGCACGATCAGAAGAAGACCGGCATCATCGATCACATCAACGAAATCCGTTGGGACATCAGGCCGTCACCGCATCTGGGCACCATTGAGGTCCGAATTTTCGACGGGGTGTCCAACCTGCGGGAGCTTTCGGCGCTGGTGGCGCTGACACATTGCCTGGTGGTGGATCTGGATCGTCGGCTCGACGCCGGTGAGCAGCTGCCGGTGATGCCGCCCTGGCATGTGCAGGAGAACAAGTGGCGCGCGTCGCGCTACGGCCTGGACGCGATCATCATCCTCGATGCCGACAGTAACGAGCGGCTGGTCACCGAGGATCTCGACGACTTGCTGACCCGGTTGCAGCCGGTGGCCGAATCACTAGACTGCGCAGACCAATTGGCACTCGTTGCTGATATCCCAAAGCGCGGTGCCTCTTATCAGCGCCAGCACAACGTGGCCGAGGAACACGACGGGGATCTGCGTGCGGTGGTTGACTCGTTGGTCGGGGAGCTGGATATCTAA
- a CDS encoding DUF3263 domain-containing protein, protein MDGAMARAERSNDDADLPDGLTRREYDVLAFERQWWKYAGAKEEAIKELFSMSATRYYQVLNTLVDRPEALAADPMLVKRLRRLRASRQKARAARRLGFEVP, encoded by the coding sequence ATGGACGGCGCCATGGCACGGGCCGAGCGGTCTAATGACGACGCTGACCTTCCCGATGGGTTGACTCGCCGCGAATACGACGTCCTGGCCTTCGAGCGCCAGTGGTGGAAGTATGCCGGCGCCAAAGAAGAGGCCATCAAAGAGCTGTTCAGCATGTCGGCGACGCGCTATTACCAGGTGTTGAACACTCTGGTTGACCGCCCCGAGGCGCTTGCGGCTGATCCGATGCTGGTCAAGCGCCTGCGACGGTTGCGGGCGAGCCGGCAGAAGGCGCGCGCGGCGCGTCGGCTCGGCTTCGAGGTTCCCTGA
- the sodC gene encoding superoxide dismutase[Cu-Zn]: MVKPVSPVRTAAAVLFVTPVVLLSACSPNEPIASQPGTTPAIWTGSPAPAAAGEEPHGSPEAGHGAPQASAGHGDTLSAQLKTADGTQVAAATFDFENGFATVTVQTTGAGKLTPGFHGLHLHSVAKCEANSVAPAGGAPGDFLSAGGHFQASGHTGHPASGDLASLQVREDGTAMLVTTTSAFTKDDLLAGKGTAIIIHADADNFANIPPERYQQTNGGAPGPDETTMATGDAGKRVACGVIGTG, from the coding sequence ATGGTCAAGCCCGTGAGCCCCGTGAGAACTGCTGCCGCCGTCTTGTTCGTCACTCCAGTCGTGTTGCTGAGCGCGTGCAGCCCCAACGAGCCGATCGCATCGCAGCCCGGCACCACGCCGGCGATCTGGACCGGGTCCCCCGCCCCGGCCGCCGCGGGCGAAGAACCGCACGGGTCGCCCGAGGCGGGGCACGGCGCACCGCAGGCATCCGCCGGCCACGGCGATACCTTGTCCGCGCAGCTGAAGACCGCCGACGGTACGCAGGTTGCCGCGGCCACCTTCGACTTCGAGAATGGCTTCGCCACCGTCACCGTGCAGACCACTGGGGCCGGCAAGCTGACGCCGGGCTTCCACGGCCTGCACCTACACTCGGTCGCCAAGTGCGAAGCCAACTCCGTGGCCCCGGCCGGCGGCGCGCCCGGCGACTTCCTCTCCGCCGGCGGTCACTTCCAGGCCAGCGGGCACACCGGACATCCGGCCAGCGGCGACCTGGCCTCGCTGCAGGTACGCGAGGACGGCACCGCAATGCTGGTGACCACGACCAGTGCGTTCACCAAGGATGACCTGCTGGCCGGCAAGGGCACTGCGATCATCATCCACGCGGATGCCGATAACTTCGCCAATATCCCGCCGGAGCGCTACCAGCAGACCAATGGTGGCGCCCCGGGTCCGGACGAAACCACCATGGCCACCGGTGATGCCGGGAAGCGGGTGGCGTGCGGTGTCATCGGCACCGGTTAA
- a CDS encoding NADP-dependent oxidoreductase, whose product MPALTNRQILLRRRPSGLVQPADTELATGTAPELAEGQALLRTTYVGLDAAVRTWLDDQPSYLPPVQLGEVIRAAGIGEVVETRCEAFTVGQIVTTLTGFQEYAVIRDDLFSTPIPGETDQLAIMSVYGPTGATAYFGMTDIGRPQEGETVVVSAAAGATGSVAGQIAKIAGARVVGIAGGPDKCRAVVEDFGFDACIDYKDDNVAAALKQHCPKGVNVYFDNVGGPILNAVLGRLAPKARVVLCGVISSYLTGEHPGPANYVNLLAKTASMQGFNALDMWGRFDEAFADLRRWESEGKLVHRETVFDGLESCVDALNGLFTGANIGKMLVKVSEPSKV is encoded by the coding sequence GTGCCCGCGTTGACGAACCGCCAGATCCTGCTGCGCCGCCGCCCGTCGGGTCTGGTGCAACCCGCCGACACCGAATTGGCTACCGGGACCGCACCCGAGCTTGCCGAGGGGCAGGCGCTGCTACGCACCACCTACGTCGGCCTGGACGCCGCCGTCCGCACCTGGCTCGACGACCAGCCAAGCTATCTGCCGCCGGTTCAGCTCGGCGAGGTGATCCGCGCCGCCGGGATCGGCGAGGTGGTCGAAACCCGATGTGAGGCGTTCACCGTTGGCCAGATCGTCACCACGCTGACCGGGTTTCAGGAGTACGCCGTCATTCGTGACGACCTCTTCAGCACGCCCATTCCCGGTGAAACCGATCAGCTGGCCATCATGAGCGTGTACGGTCCGACCGGCGCCACAGCATATTTCGGGATGACCGATATCGGCCGCCCCCAAGAGGGGGAGACGGTTGTGGTGTCGGCGGCCGCCGGCGCCACCGGTTCGGTGGCCGGGCAGATCGCCAAGATCGCCGGTGCCCGGGTCGTGGGCATCGCAGGGGGGCCGGACAAATGCCGGGCGGTGGTGGAGGACTTCGGTTTCGACGCCTGCATCGACTATAAGGACGACAACGTCGCCGCGGCCCTGAAACAGCACTGCCCCAAGGGCGTCAACGTGTACTTCGACAATGTCGGCGGCCCGATCCTGAACGCGGTGCTGGGCCGGCTGGCACCCAAGGCGCGGGTGGTGCTGTGCGGTGTCATCTCCAGCTACCTGACCGGTGAGCATCCCGGTCCGGCCAACTACGTCAACCTGCTCGCCAAAACCGCCTCGATGCAAGGCTTCAACGCGCTGGACATGTGGGGCCGCTTCGACGAGGCGTTCGCCGATCTGCGTCGCTGGGAGTCCGAGGGCAAGCTGGTGCACCGTGAGACGGTGTTCGACGGACTCGAATCCTGTGTCGATGCGCTCAACGGTCTGTTCACCGGCGCCAACATCGGCAAGATGCTGGTGAAGGTCAGCGAGCCGTCAAAAGTCTGA